The genomic region GTCTTTCTTCTGCAGATCACGGGCGGTCACATCGTTAAAACAGGTAAAGCCTGCAATTACATCGTAAGCCCTGTCGTAAGTTATATTCCTGCATCTTTTTCCTATAACAACAGCAAGTTCTGCTTCATAATCTACATGTGTGCTTATTTTCGGGTACATTATCTTTCCGTGATTCCCGATAATAGCTGAAGGTGGTTTTATAAATAAAATCGGCTCTTCAGGGACAGACATACCAAGTTCGGTAGCATGGTCGTGATAATTCAAACCCACACATACAATCTTTGATGGATTTGAAGGTGGAAGTATTTCCAGTTCGGAGAGTTCGCACTCCATAAAAGAGCCTTCCATGGAAGTGACTTTATTTCCATTAACTTCTCCGTAAAATACATTACCGTTATACCTGAATCGTCCAAACATTAGTGGAACTGTTTTGTTTTCATTCTAGATAAGGATGAGTATTGAAATTACGTGGGAGCAGAGGTCTGAGCATAATATTTAAACAAACCAGCAGATTTGAAGCTGAATTGACATCAGCAAATTTTCAGTGATCCTTACAAT from Methanolobus tindarius DSM 2278 harbors:
- a CDS encoding fumarylacetoacetate hydrolase family protein, with product MFGRFRYNGNVFYGEVNGNKVTSMEGSFMECELSELEILPPSNPSKIVCVGLNYHDHATELGMSVPEEPILFIKPPSAIIGNHGKIMYPKISTHVDYEAELAVVIGKRCRNITYDRAYDVIAGFTCFNDVTARDLQKKDGQWTRSKSFDTFAPVGPFVVPVDDFDPENATIVSRVNGEVKQDSNISNLIFDVPYLLEFISGVMTLEVGDIIATGTPPGVGEIHPGDVVEVEIEGIGILVNEVA